A stretch of the Balneolales bacterium ANBcel1 genome encodes the following:
- the lptB gene encoding LPS export ABC transporter ATP-binding protein, with protein MEQKTLQKLHCSNLVKRYKKRTVVDHVSISVNQSEIVGLLGPNGAGKTTSFYMVVGLVKPEKGNIFLNDTRITSLPMYKRARLGIGYLSQEASVFRNLTVRENLESILEFYHLSKAERRERADELIEEFNLQAVVNNKGFNLSGGERRRTEIARAMVTNPDFILLDEPFAGVDPIAVEDIQQIISRLKTKNIGILITDHNVHETLAITDRAYLMFEGRILKEGSSDFLAEDKEARKLYLGEQFRLDRYNYE; from the coding sequence ATGGAACAGAAGACACTCCAAAAGCTGCACTGCAGTAACCTGGTAAAACGCTACAAAAAGCGAACGGTGGTAGATCATGTCTCCATTTCGGTGAATCAGTCAGAGATCGTTGGCTTGCTTGGTCCCAACGGAGCCGGTAAAACCACCTCTTTTTACATGGTGGTAGGCCTCGTAAAACCTGAAAAAGGGAATATTTTTCTGAACGACACACGCATCACCTCCCTGCCCATGTACAAACGAGCAAGGCTGGGCATCGGCTACCTTTCGCAGGAAGCCAGTGTTTTCCGGAATCTGACCGTCCGTGAGAACCTGGAGTCCATTCTTGAGTTTTACCATCTCAGCAAAGCCGAACGGCGGGAACGTGCCGATGAATTGATTGAGGAATTCAATCTTCAGGCGGTCGTCAACAACAAGGGGTTCAATCTCTCCGGCGGTGAACGGCGGCGCACCGAAATTGCCCGCGCAATGGTAACCAATCCCGATTTTATCCTACTGGATGAACCGTTTGCCGGGGTGGATCCCATCGCTGTGGAAGACATACAGCAAATTATTTCACGTCTCAAGACCAAGAATATCGGAATTCTGATCACCGATCATAATGTTCATGAAACGTTGGCTATCACCGACCGTGCGTATCTGATGTTTGAAGGGCGAATACTGAAAGAGGGCTCGTCCGACTTTCTGGCCGAGGATAAAGAGGCACGAAAACTGTATCTTGGAGAGCAATTCCGGCTTGACCGGTACAACTACGAATAA
- the rho gene encoding transcription termination factor Rho, with translation MSNPQDKKSRNWNKKRKNKNRPKGKRPNNQHKQQGGKPAFLDNQHVKPAGTYSGVIELTEKGLGYLRKLDHEFSATPQDPFVIPEMVRFFNLKPGLLVEGEIEQDQRGNKRLITVDKVNDEPYESWARAVRFDLQTPIMPIEQIKLARHPEETEQRVIDLIAPIGKGQRALIVAPPRTGKTVLLKNIARSIDDYHPDIELAILLVDERPEEVTDFIRTTRGRVFASSNDKSTKSHTRISEMALGYVKRRAEMGKDAVLLIDSITRLSRAYNAAQSGGGRTMSGGLDIRALDIPKKIFGSARKIENGGSLTIVATCLIETNSRMDDLIFEEFKGTGNMELVLDREIANDRIYPAINIAASGTRNEDKFIEDSLEERNMVRRYLLKKSPKESMASLLQVLKRTESNEELLNQIAAYV, from the coding sequence ATGAGTAATCCTCAGGATAAAAAATCCAGAAACTGGAATAAAAAAAGGAAAAACAAGAACCGTCCCAAAGGGAAACGGCCGAACAACCAGCATAAGCAACAGGGCGGAAAACCCGCCTTTTTGGATAACCAGCATGTGAAGCCGGCAGGCACCTATTCGGGTGTCATTGAACTGACGGAAAAGGGGCTGGGCTATCTTAGAAAACTGGACCATGAGTTTTCTGCGACGCCCCAGGATCCTTTTGTAATACCGGAGATGGTTCGGTTTTTCAACCTCAAACCCGGATTGCTGGTAGAGGGGGAAATTGAACAGGACCAGCGTGGCAACAAACGGCTCATTACCGTCGATAAAGTGAACGACGAGCCGTATGAAAGCTGGGCCCGGGCGGTACGTTTTGATCTGCAGACTCCGATTATGCCGATCGAGCAAATCAAGCTGGCACGGCACCCGGAAGAAACCGAGCAACGCGTTATCGATTTGATTGCGCCTATCGGTAAAGGACAGCGTGCGCTGATTGTCGCTCCTCCAAGAACCGGAAAAACCGTGCTGCTCAAAAATATCGCCCGCTCCATCGACGATTATCATCCTGATATTGAACTGGCCATCCTGTTGGTGGACGAGCGACCGGAGGAGGTAACCGATTTTATTCGTACCACCAGGGGTCGTGTGTTTGCATCTTCCAACGACAAATCCACCAAAAGTCACACCCGGATATCGGAAATGGCTCTCGGTTACGTGAAAAGACGCGCTGAAATGGGAAAAGATGCCGTGCTGCTAATTGACTCCATTACGAGGCTTAGCAGGGCATACAATGCGGCACAAAGCGGCGGCGGGCGAACCATGTCGGGCGGCCTGGATATTCGGGCTCTTGATATTCCCAAAAAAATCTTTGGCTCCGCCCGGAAAATTGAAAATGGCGGCTCGCTGACGATTGTGGCGACCTGCCTGATCGAGACCAATTCCCGTATGGATGACCTCATCTTTGAAGAGTTCAAGGGAACCGGAAATATGGAACTGGTGCTGGATCGGGAAATCGCCAACGACCGGATTTATCCCGCCATCAATATTGCAGCGTCAGGCACCAGAAACGAAGACAAATTTATCGAGGATTCGCTGGAAGAGCGAAATATGGTGAGGCGCTACCTGCTGAAAAAGTCTCCGAAAGAGTCGATGGCCAGCCTGCTTCAGGTTTTAAAGCGAACCGAAAGCAACGAGGAGCTTTTGAACCAGATTGCGGCTTACGTTTAA
- a CDS encoding glycogen/starch synthase: MKILYAAAEISPFARMTHTADLLRFLPASLQDKGFEIRLLLPKYGSINDRRNRLHEVIRLAGIKVNVAGKEESMRIKVASIPNAKLQVYFLDNDTFYKRKGLFTDPKTEEFFPDNDQRLVFYNKGVLETVRKLGWKPDVIHCHDWASGLIPVFLKSIYKDDDNFSRARVVFNVHSATNHGIFDPSILDIMGLPDEFDRDSVIFDDGKVDFLKAGLKYADHVVTGNELGVELDPVFEELGVTPDKIQGSPQDVSSKFADYYNQITE, translated from the coding sequence ATGAAAATCCTATATGCTGCCGCTGAAATTTCGCCCTTCGCAAGAATGACGCATACTGCCGACCTGCTTCGGTTTCTGCCGGCCTCTCTGCAGGACAAAGGTTTTGAAATACGCCTGCTGCTCCCCAAGTACGGATCCATCAATGACCGGCGAAACCGGCTCCATGAAGTGATCCGCCTTGCTGGTATCAAGGTGAATGTTGCCGGTAAAGAGGAAAGCATGCGTATCAAGGTGGCCAGCATCCCAAATGCGAAGCTTCAGGTCTATTTTTTGGATAATGACACATTTTACAAGAGAAAGGGCCTGTTCACCGACCCAAAGACCGAAGAGTTTTTCCCGGACAATGACCAGCGTCTTGTTTTTTATAATAAGGGGGTTTTGGAAACCGTTAGGAAGCTGGGTTGGAAACCTGATGTAATTCACTGCCACGACTGGGCGTCCGGATTGATTCCCGTTTTTCTGAAATCCATTTACAAAGACGATGACAATTTTTCGCGGGCGCGGGTGGTTTTCAATGTTCACAGTGCAACCAATCACGGAATTTTTGACCCGTCCATTCTGGATATCATGGGCCTGCCTGATGAGTTCGACCGGGATTCCGTCATTTTTGACGACGGGAAAGTCGATTTCCTGAAAGCCGGTCTCAAATATGCAGATCACGTAGTAACCGGCAATGAGCTGGGAGTCGAGCTTGATCCCGTATTTGAAGAGCTGGGAGTGACCCCGGACAAAATTCAGGGGTCTCCCCAGGATGTTTCCAGCAAATTCGCCGATTACTATAACCAGATTACGGAATAA
- a CDS encoding rhodanese-like domain-containing protein: MTVEEVTVQELKKIQDENQPVHLVDVRQKYEKDLVDIGGDLIPLGQLSSRMEELEPYKEKPIIVYCRSGARSAEACRTLMASGFTNVKNLKGGILKWAEEIDPSLPTY; this comes from the coding sequence ATGACTGTAGAAGAAGTTACTGTTCAGGAGCTAAAAAAAATCCAGGACGAAAACCAACCAGTCCATCTGGTGGATGTACGACAAAAGTACGAAAAAGACCTGGTGGATATTGGCGGGGACCTGATCCCGCTCGGGCAGCTTTCCAGCCGAATGGAAGAGCTCGAACCATACAAGGAGAAACCGATAATCGTCTATTGCCGCAGTGGAGCCCGCAGCGCGGAGGCGTGCCGGACACTCATGGCCTCCGGATTCACCAATGTTAAGAATTTGAAGGGCGGCATTCTGAAATGGGCCGAAGAGATTGATCCCTCACTGCCCACTTACTGA
- the purS gene encoding phosphoribosylformylglycinamidine synthase subunit PurS, giving the protein MQVEIVITLRESILDPKGKASHHALENLGFKDIAGVRIGKFVQLDVDTDDPEKAREIAGQACEKLLANTVMENYEIRLPDNA; this is encoded by the coding sequence ATGCAGGTAGAGATTGTCATCACTCTCCGGGAATCGATCCTGGACCCCAAGGGAAAAGCCTCCCACCACGCTCTGGAAAACCTTGGATTCAAAGATATCGCCGGCGTGCGGATCGGAAAATTCGTGCAGCTTGATGTAGACACGGACGATCCCGAGAAAGCTCGTGAAATCGCCGGTCAGGCATGTGAGAAATTGCTTGCCAATACCGTGATGGAGAATTATGAAATTCGGCTGCCCGATAATGCCTGA
- the malQ gene encoding 4-alpha-glucanotransferase: MDFVRSCGTLVHPTSFPSDFAIGDLGKGAYGFIDFLEQTNQAIWQILPLGPTGFGNSPYASYSAFAGNPYLVSPEMLKEKGLLTEEELAPARVSQSDKTDYEKAYEIKDRLLSIACKRFYERDDADEQRQFKAFKQENSEWLDDYVLFMACLIDNGRKPWNQWDKALAKREKKALDNAKKQLNETVDAQYWVQFEFFNQWMSLRKYANERSIKIIGDIPIFVDHNSADVWANKEYFEVDETGNRLLVAGVPPDYFSDTGQLWGNPLYRWKKLENKGYKWWIDRFRQMFHMFDAIRVDHFRGFDAYWEVAADAETAQNGRWVKGPGEKLFVAIEKELGKLPIIAEDLGVITPSVVALRDRFNFPGMKVLQFAFDDPGNGFLPHNYTTSNCIVYSGTHDNDTSLGWYRQAPEKERNYLREYTRSDGSEVSWELIRLGMLSVANQAIFPLQDFMALDGEHRMNFPGTTENNWMWRYTDEMFQNVDQDKIRHIIAISNRNFKDVRSDSNISDIEAEEA, from the coding sequence ATGGATTTCGTAAGATCTTGTGGAACCCTGGTTCACCCCACTTCCTTTCCATCCGATTTTGCCATTGGTGACCTTGGAAAGGGTGCGTACGGCTTTATCGATTTTCTTGAACAAACCAACCAGGCGATTTGGCAGATTCTACCGCTTGGTCCGACCGGTTTCGGTAATTCACCCTATGCCAGCTATTCCGCTTTCGCGGGAAATCCCTATCTGGTCAGTCCGGAAATGCTCAAGGAAAAGGGGCTGCTGACCGAAGAAGAGCTGGCCCCCGCAAGAGTATCCCAAAGCGATAAAACCGACTACGAAAAAGCGTATGAGATCAAGGACAGGTTGCTTTCCATCGCCTGCAAACGGTTTTATGAACGGGATGATGCAGACGAACAGCGGCAATTCAAGGCGTTTAAACAGGAGAACAGCGAGTGGCTGGATGATTATGTGCTGTTTATGGCCTGCCTCATAGACAATGGTCGAAAACCCTGGAACCAGTGGGACAAAGCGCTGGCCAAGCGGGAAAAAAAGGCGCTCGATAATGCCAAGAAACAACTTAATGAAACTGTTGATGCCCAGTATTGGGTGCAGTTCGAGTTTTTCAACCAGTGGATGAGCCTTCGCAAGTACGCGAACGAGCGAAGTATCAAGATCATTGGGGACATTCCGATCTTTGTAGACCACAACAGCGCCGATGTATGGGCCAACAAAGAGTATTTTGAGGTGGATGAGACCGGAAACAGACTGCTGGTGGCCGGAGTGCCGCCGGATTATTTTAGCGATACCGGGCAGCTGTGGGGCAACCCGTTGTATCGTTGGAAGAAACTGGAGAATAAGGGATACAAATGGTGGATTGACCGGTTTCGGCAGATGTTCCACATGTTCGATGCGATACGGGTCGACCACTTCCGGGGATTTGATGCCTACTGGGAGGTTGCTGCAGATGCGGAAACTGCCCAAAACGGCCGGTGGGTGAAAGGTCCGGGCGAAAAACTGTTCGTGGCCATAGAGAAGGAGCTTGGGAAATTGCCCATTATAGCGGAAGATCTCGGTGTCATCACGCCCTCGGTTGTCGCTCTGCGCGACCGATTTAATTTTCCCGGGATGAAAGTGCTTCAGTTTGCCTTTGATGACCCCGGAAACGGATTTCTGCCCCACAATTACACAACATCCAACTGCATTGTCTATTCCGGCACTCATGACAACGACACCTCCCTCGGCTGGTATCGCCAGGCGCCGGAAAAGGAAAGAAATTATTTACGTGAATACACCCGCTCGGACGGCTCGGAAGTGAGCTGGGAGCTGATTCGGCTGGGGATGCTTTCGGTCGCAAACCAGGCCATTTTTCCTCTTCAGGATTTTATGGCGCTAGACGGTGAACACCGCATGAATTTCCCCGGTACCACCGAAAACAACTGGATGTGGCGCTATACGGACGAAATGTTCCAAAATGTCGACCAGGACAAAATCCGCCATATCATTGCGATCAGCAATCGAAATTTCAAGGATGTGCGTAGCGACTCCAATATTTCAGATATTGAGGCCGAAGAGGCCTGA
- a CDS encoding M42 family metallopeptidase, producing the protein MNVALFKTIVNTPGVSGFEDPIRSVIAGHLQDAADRISTDSMGNLIATRGSGDKQLMFAAHMDEIGLISTYVDEQGFIRFHTLGGFDVKTLFAQRVTVLGKKHLPGVIGGKPSHVLTPEEKKKAPVLDDLFIDVGLPLDKVRELVPIGTPIVRDRSCIEMGELVTGKSLDNRISVYALMEALKACTIPAEYTLHAVFTVQEEVGLRGVRVAAESLKPDIGIAMDITIANDIPGVAAQKKITESGKGPAVKIMDGSVISTPELVRFIERTAQDHDIPLQREILTSGGTDTPAMQYLTGGGARVSCISVPARYIHSTVEAASKQDIDHAVALAVALISTIDRFQPTP; encoded by the coding sequence ATGAATGTTGCGCTGTTCAAAACTATTGTCAATACACCGGGAGTTTCGGGATTTGAGGATCCTATCCGCTCGGTCATTGCCGGGCATCTTCAGGATGCGGCCGACCGGATCTCCACCGATTCCATGGGCAACCTTATCGCCACCAGGGGCAGCGGTGACAAACAACTCATGTTCGCTGCACACATGGATGAAATAGGTCTGATCAGCACCTATGTGGACGAGCAGGGATTCATCAGGTTTCACACCCTCGGCGGCTTTGATGTCAAGACACTCTTCGCACAGCGCGTAACCGTTCTGGGAAAGAAACATCTGCCCGGTGTGATCGGCGGGAAACCTTCTCATGTTTTGACTCCGGAGGAAAAAAAGAAAGCACCCGTATTGGATGATCTCTTTATTGATGTGGGTTTGCCATTGGATAAGGTCAGGGAGCTTGTCCCGATAGGAACGCCGATTGTCCGCGACCGATCCTGTATTGAAATGGGCGAACTTGTCACCGGAAAGTCACTCGATAACCGCATCTCCGTCTATGCGCTGATGGAAGCGTTAAAAGCGTGCACCATACCCGCTGAGTATACACTGCATGCCGTGTTCACGGTACAGGAAGAGGTGGGCCTGCGTGGAGTTCGGGTGGCGGCAGAATCCCTGAAACCCGATATCGGTATCGCCATGGACATCACCATCGCGAATGACATTCCCGGTGTGGCGGCACAGAAAAAGATCACCGAATCGGGGAAGGGGCCGGCGGTCAAAATCATGGACGGCAGCGTAATTTCCACCCCGGAGCTTGTCCGCTTTATTGAAAGGACGGCACAGGACCATGACATCCCACTGCAACGGGAAATTCTTACTTCCGGCGGAACAGACACCCCGGCCATGCAATATCTTACCGGAGGCGGGGCCAGGGTTAGCTGTATCTCCGTGCCTGCCCGCTATATCCACAGTACGGTAGAGGCGGCGTCAAAACAGGATATCGATCATGCTGTAGCGCTTGCTGTTGCCCTTATTTCAACGATCGACAGATTTCAACCAACCCCCTGA
- a CDS encoding PorV/PorQ family protein: MVFRPASAAILLILLSSPSLSQGFEEAKYGGDFLSVGSGARPLGMGGAFTSVTNDVLSGYWNPAGLTGVDNWQFAYMHSERFAGVVGYDYGAVAVPVQGSGGVVALSFFRQGVDGIKNTLHAWDPEQNRPRSDPESYMTEFSASDISLFLSYANSFSDRWHWGVTAKALHSRLGPFANAWGYSLDAGIQLRGDRYRFGVNLQNITTLMKFWNVNQSELEGLESFINPQTGKPETLPEGTNEYVKPSVKIGGSRLFDFGDITLLTAIDTDILFEGRRTYYLNVGDVSFEPHAGAELGYKDLIFLRAGVTDIHFDDRNNLYIAPTLGAGFRVGAFMFDYGFSSFAGMTSDLGFTHRISLQVML; the protein is encoded by the coding sequence ATGGTCTTTCGGCCCGCAAGTGCGGCAATTCTGCTGATACTGCTTTCCTCCCCATCGCTTTCGCAGGGTTTTGAAGAAGCAAAGTACGGCGGCGACTTCCTCTCTGTCGGAAGCGGCGCCAGGCCCCTCGGTATGGGCGGCGCCTTCACTTCGGTGACCAACGATGTGTTGTCCGGCTACTGGAACCCCGCAGGGCTCACCGGTGTCGACAACTGGCAGTTCGCCTACATGCACTCGGAGCGCTTCGCCGGTGTGGTCGGCTACGACTATGGTGCGGTAGCGGTACCGGTTCAGGGATCCGGCGGTGTTGTAGCGCTCAGCTTCTTTCGTCAGGGGGTGGATGGCATCAAAAACACACTCCATGCATGGGATCCGGAACAAAACCGGCCACGATCCGATCCCGAAAGCTACATGACAGAGTTCAGTGCCTCCGATATAAGCCTGTTCCTATCCTACGCCAATAGCTTTTCAGACCGGTGGCACTGGGGCGTTACCGCCAAGGCGCTTCATTCACGGCTCGGGCCCTTCGCCAATGCCTGGGGATACAGTCTGGATGCAGGTATTCAGTTGCGGGGCGACCGGTACCGTTTTGGCGTCAACCTCCAGAATATCACCACTCTCATGAAGTTCTGGAATGTCAACCAGAGCGAGCTCGAGGGGCTCGAATCCTTTATCAACCCGCAGACCGGTAAGCCCGAAACACTTCCCGAAGGCACCAACGAATATGTAAAACCGTCCGTGAAAATCGGCGGAAGCCGCCTATTTGATTTCGGAGACATCACACTGCTGACCGCCATCGATACCGATATCCTGTTTGAGGGGCGCCGGACCTACTATCTCAATGTCGGGGATGTCAGCTTCGAACCCCACGCCGGCGCGGAACTGGGCTACAAGGATCTGATTTTTCTTCGGGCAGGTGTTACCGATATCCATTTTGATGACCGCAACAACCTTTATATCGCACCCACACTGGGAGCCGGCTTTAGAGTAGGCGCGTTTATGTTTGACTACGGATTCAGCAGCTTTGCCGGCATGACTTCCGACCTGGGTTTTACACACCGAATTTCTCTGCAGGTAATGTTATAG
- the purQ gene encoding phosphoribosylformylglycinamidine synthase subunit PurQ — MKFGVLVFPGSNCDHDAYHALKHVHGIETKFIWHKETSLGDVDAVIVPGGFSYGDYLRSGAIARFSPVMEAVSGFANKGGPVLGICNGFQILLEARLLPGTLMANEHLRFSCKYVYLSCENRDTPFTGNIPENRLLHIPIAHGDGNYFAEDEVLKRLEDQNQIVFRYCDASGERTRIANPNGSIAHIAGICNEKRNVVGMMPHPERAVESHIGSDDGRYIFDSAISYLSALV; from the coding sequence ATGAAATTTGGAGTTCTTGTATTTCCCGGATCCAACTGTGATCATGACGCCTATCACGCCCTGAAACATGTTCATGGTATTGAAACAAAATTTATCTGGCACAAGGAAACCTCGCTGGGTGATGTCGATGCCGTGATCGTCCCGGGAGGTTTTTCCTACGGCGACTACCTTCGAAGCGGAGCCATCGCCAGGTTTTCACCCGTGATGGAGGCGGTTTCCGGTTTTGCGAATAAAGGCGGACCCGTACTCGGGATCTGTAATGGTTTTCAGATACTGCTTGAAGCCCGGCTGCTGCCCGGCACCCTGATGGCAAACGAACACCTTCGCTTTTCCTGCAAATATGTGTACCTGAGCTGTGAAAACCGGGACACCCCCTTCACCGGAAACATCCCGGAAAACAGGTTGCTGCACATCCCCATCGCCCATGGCGACGGAAACTATTTCGCTGAGGATGAGGTCCTCAAACGGCTTGAGGATCAAAACCAGATCGTTTTCCGTTACTGCGATGCATCCGGCGAAAGGACCCGAATAGCAAACCCCAACGGATCGATAGCACATATTGCCGGAATATGCAACGAAAAGAGAAATGTGGTCGGTATGATGCCGCACCCCGAACGCGCCGTGGAATCACATATCGGGTCGGATGACGGGCGCTATATCTTCGATTCCGCGATTTCATACCTGTCCGCCCTGGTGTAA
- the miaA gene encoding tRNA (adenosine(37)-N6)-dimethylallyltransferase MiaA, with product MTTPLTVILTGPTATGKTDLALSIARYLDTPVVSADSRQCYRYLNIGTAKPPPAVLEEIPHYYISVLDPEETGTAADFAEKAISWKSDLDNQKRSMLVAGGSTLYIESLIRPLDPLPPKSDANIRELEYLAEKNGLKEIHRKLQEVDPDYAQRLDGLNPHRMFRALDVWMQTGIPFSRLHQNRDLAVPDNMLVFCLDRDRAELHERINTRVDQMFEAGLMDEVRSLLEMGYDPSLPSLRTVGYRECIECLVHQRITPVEAREQIKAHTRQYARRQLTWFRRWKGVQWLNQSDRTGKSIREEVIQAMKQLADHT from the coding sequence GTGACGACTCCATTGACGGTAATACTGACCGGCCCTACCGCCACCGGGAAAACCGACCTTGCCCTCTCGATTGCCCGCTACCTGGACACTCCCGTCGTTTCCGCCGACTCACGCCAATGTTACAGATACCTCAACATCGGCACAGCCAAGCCGCCTCCTGCTGTGCTTGAAGAGATCCCCCATTACTATATTTCCGTTCTGGATCCGGAAGAAACCGGCACAGCGGCGGATTTCGCGGAAAAAGCCATTAGCTGGAAATCTGATCTGGACAATCAGAAACGGTCCATGCTGGTCGCCGGCGGAAGCACTCTCTACATTGAGAGCCTGATACGTCCGCTCGACCCGCTCCCGCCAAAAAGTGACGCCAATATCCGGGAATTGGAGTATCTGGCCGAGAAAAATGGCCTGAAAGAGATCCACAGAAAACTGCAGGAAGTGGACCCCGATTACGCACAACGTCTCGACGGACTCAATCCCCACCGAATGTTCCGGGCACTGGATGTCTGGATGCAGACTGGTATTCCTTTCAGCCGGCTTCATCAGAATCGGGACCTGGCCGTCCCGGACAACATGCTGGTTTTCTGCCTTGACCGGGACAGGGCGGAGCTGCACGAACGCATCAACACCCGCGTCGATCAAATGTTTGAGGCTGGTTTGATGGATGAGGTCAGATCACTGCTTGAAATGGGCTACGACCCATCCCTCCCGTCACTACGTACCGTCGGGTACAGAGAGTGCATCGAGTGTCTGGTGCATCAGCGAATTACACCGGTGGAAGCCAGAGAGCAGATCAAGGCCCATACGCGGCAGTATGCCCGGCGTCAACTTACCTGGTTTCGGCGATGGAAAGGCGTGCAGTGGCTTAACCAGTCCGATAGAACCGGAAAAAGCATCCGGGAAGAGGTGATCCAGGCCATGAAACAATTGGCAGATCACACATAA